Genomic window (bacterium):
GCTGCTCTCCGAACTCTGGTATCTGAACGTGCACTCCTCGACGTGCACTGGCGGCGAGCTGCGTGGACAGCTGCTCGTCGACGCGCCGACGGCGGTGCCTTCGATCGGATGGCCGGCTGCGCTGGTCTTCACGATCGGGCTGACCGGACTCGGCTCGCTCGCGTTGCGACGGCGGGCGAGGGAAGTCTGACCGACGGCGGTGTGGACGCCGCTCAGCGTCGAACGGCGGAGACGATCATCCCGATCGCCGTGTCGATGATGCGCGGATCGTCCGGGAAGTCGGCGTCGTTGCGATAGGCGCGGCCGGAATAGTCCGACTGCAGCTGGCAGATCACGTCGGCGGTCGAAGAGACGTCGAGATCGCGCCGGAACTCGGCGGCCTCGATTCCGCGTACGAGGATCGAAGCGACGAGGTCCCGGTGCGGGCCCACGCGGTCGCGTCCAGCGGATCCCATGCGGGCGAGCTGGAGCGCCGGGTCGCCGCGCAAGAGCGCGGGCAGCAACGGGTGACTCCGGCAGAACTCCACGGAGCGTCGGAACATGCCCTCGAGCGCCTCTGCCGCGGACTCCTCCGTCCGCGGAACCATCGCCCGGACCCAGTCGCGCACGATCGCCCCGAGGACCTGCTCGATCAGCGCCTCCTTGTTCTTGAAGAACTGGTAGAGAAGGCCGTTCGAGACTCCCGCGCGTCGGGCGATCTCGGTCACCGTCGCCCCGGCGTAGCCGAGCTCGCCGAGGCATTCCTGGGCCGCCTCCAGGATCCGCGCACGCTTGCGTTCGCTCTCCTCCCGGCGCCGGCTCGGGGCGGGTGTGGCGGGGTCGGTCGGGGATTGCGTCAGGTGGGCGGACATCGCGGCCTCTCCGGCGGCTGAGAGCCGCGAGATACTCTTTGAAGAAAATCTACCCGAAGTTCATTGAATATTGAAGCGTGATTGTTCAGAATAGGGCTCGCCGGGACCCGAGGGCCCGGACCCACCCTCTGGAGGATTCAGACCCATGGCCGACCTGAGTTTCAAGGCCTTCGACGCCGACCATCACTACTACGAGCACGAAGACGCGTTCATCCGCCACATCGACCCCCGCATGAAGCGACGCTGCATGGACTGGGCGGTCGTCAACGGAAGGAAGCGCCTGCTCGTCGGCGGGAAGATCAACAGCTTCATCCCGAACCCGACTTTCGATCCCGTCGCGAAGCCGGGGATCCTCGACGAGTACTTCCGCGGTCGGAACCCGGAAGGGAAGGGGATCGTGGAGCTCTTCGGCGAGCTCGACCCGATCAACCCCGCCTATCGCGATCGCGACGCGCGGATCAAGCTCCTCGATACCCAGGGCCTCGAGGGCTGCTGGCTGTTCCCGACCCTGGCCGTCGGGATGGAGGCCGCGCTCGAGGACGATCCGGAGGCGATGTGCGCCGCGTTCCGTGCGTTCAATCGCTGGATGCTCGAGGACTGGGGCTTCGACTACCAGGGCCGGATCTTCGCCGCGCCGTACATTCCGCTCGCCGATCCCGCCTGGGCCGAGGAAGAGCTCGAGTGGGCGATCGCGAACGGCGCCAAGATGATCTCGCAGACGCCGGGCCGCGTGCGCGGCACGAAGCACGGCTCGCCGGGCGACCCGATCTACGACGGGTTCTGGGCGCGCATGGCCGAGGCGAACCTCACGCTGGGCATCCACTCGGGTGACGCGAGCTACAACGCGTTCGCGGATCAGTTCGGCGTCGGTGGCACGTTCAAGGCCTTCGACTTCGACCCGCTGCGGATCGCCATGTCGGCGGAGCCGGTCGCCGACAAGCTGGCCGCGATGGCCTGCCACGGCGTGTTCACGCGCCACCCGCAGCTGCGCGTCGCGACCGTCGAGTGTGGCAGCCAGTGGGTTCGCGGACTGATCAAGCGTCTCAAGAAGGTCTACGGCCAGATGCCGATGTTCTTCAAGAACGATCCCGTCGAGCAGTTCAAGCGGAACGTCTGGGTGGCGCCCTACTACGAGGACGACCTGGACGAGCTGAAGCAGCTGATCGGTGCGGAACACGTGCTCTTCGGCTCGGACTATCCCCACGCCGAAGGGCTCGCGGAGCCGACGGACTTCATCCACGACTGCGAGGGCTACTCCGACGCCGAGGTCCAGCTCGTGATGCGGGACAACGCGATGGGGCTGCTCCAGCCGGCAGTCGTCTGATCCAGACGATT
Coding sequences:
- a CDS encoding TetR/AcrR family transcriptional regulator codes for the protein MSAHLTQSPTDPATPAPSRRREESERKRARILEAAQECLGELGYAGATVTEIARRAGVSNGLLYQFFKNKEALIEQVLGAIVRDWVRAMVPRTEESAAEALEGMFRRSVEFCRSHPLLPALLRGDPALQLARMGSAGRDRVGPHRDLVASILVRGIEAAEFRRDLDVSSTADVICQLQSDYSGRAYRNDADFPDDPRIIDTAIGMIVSAVRR
- a CDS encoding amidohydrolase, which encodes MADLSFKAFDADHHYYEHEDAFIRHIDPRMKRRCMDWAVVNGRKRLLVGGKINSFIPNPTFDPVAKPGILDEYFRGRNPEGKGIVELFGELDPINPAYRDRDARIKLLDTQGLEGCWLFPTLAVGMEAALEDDPEAMCAAFRAFNRWMLEDWGFDYQGRIFAAPYIPLADPAWAEEELEWAIANGAKMISQTPGRVRGTKHGSPGDPIYDGFWARMAEANLTLGIHSGDASYNAFADQFGVGGTFKAFDFDPLRIAMSAEPVADKLAAMACHGVFTRHPQLRVATVECGSQWVRGLIKRLKKVYGQMPMFFKNDPVEQFKRNVWVAPYYEDDLDELKQLIGAEHVLFGSDYPHAEGLAEPTDFIHDCEGYSDAEVQLVMRDNAMGLLQPAVV